One Paenarthrobacter aurescens TC1 DNA window includes the following coding sequences:
- a CDS encoding putative L-asparagine permease (identified by match to protein family HMM PF00324) codes for MTNPITDHTVPAQAHASEKALHKEDSGYHKDLKPRQIQMIAIGGAIGTGLFLGAGGRLNAAGPSLVIAYAICGFFAFLILRALGELVLHRPSSGSFVSYAREFYGEKAAFVSGWFYWINWATTTIVDITAAALYMEFFGKYVAWIGAVPQWAWALIALVVVLCLNLVSVKVFGEMEFWFALIKVAALVAFLLVGTYFVVFGTPVEGQEVGFSLIADNGGVFPNGVLPMIILMQGVLFAYASIELIGTAAGETANPEKIMPKAINSVVIRIALFYVGSVILLALLLPYTSYEKGVSPFVTFFGSIGVEGVDVIMNLVVLTAALSSLNAGLYSTGRILRSMSVAGSAPKFAQRMNKAGVPYGGIAITAGVSLLGVPLNYLVPSDAFEIVLNVASVGIIVTWATIVLCQMQLKRWADKGWLKRPSFRLFGAPYTGWLSLIFLAAVLIMVFIESPLTMLVTAIACGLMVWGWFLCRKQIHELAATRDGYTGSAPVIANRPLPGGDK; via the coding sequence ATGACCAACCCCATTACGGACCACACGGTCCCGGCCCAAGCGCACGCCAGCGAGAAAGCCCTCCACAAGGAGGACTCCGGCTATCACAAGGACCTCAAGCCGCGCCAGATCCAGATGATCGCGATCGGCGGCGCAATCGGCACGGGCCTGTTCCTGGGCGCCGGCGGCCGACTCAACGCAGCTGGTCCCTCCCTCGTTATCGCCTACGCAATCTGTGGTTTCTTCGCTTTCCTGATCCTCCGCGCCCTCGGCGAACTGGTTCTGCACCGCCCGTCGTCGGGTTCCTTCGTTTCCTACGCCCGTGAGTTCTACGGCGAAAAGGCAGCGTTCGTTTCGGGCTGGTTCTACTGGATCAACTGGGCCACCACCACTATCGTGGACATCACCGCAGCGGCGCTCTACATGGAGTTCTTCGGCAAATACGTCGCTTGGATAGGGGCCGTTCCGCAGTGGGCGTGGGCGCTCATTGCCTTGGTTGTAGTGCTCTGCCTCAACCTGGTTTCCGTGAAGGTCTTCGGTGAAATGGAGTTCTGGTTCGCGCTGATCAAGGTGGCCGCGCTGGTGGCCTTCCTCTTGGTGGGCACCTACTTCGTCGTCTTCGGTACCCCGGTTGAGGGCCAGGAAGTTGGCTTCAGCCTCATCGCGGACAACGGCGGGGTGTTCCCGAACGGCGTCCTGCCAATGATCATCCTCATGCAGGGTGTGCTCTTCGCTTACGCTTCGATTGAACTCATCGGCACGGCAGCCGGCGAAACCGCCAACCCCGAGAAAATCATGCCTAAGGCCATCAACTCCGTGGTCATCCGCATCGCCCTCTTCTACGTGGGCTCCGTGATTCTGCTGGCCCTCCTGTTGCCGTACACCTCTTACGAGAAGGGCGTCAGCCCGTTCGTGACGTTCTTCGGTTCCATTGGTGTGGAGGGCGTGGACGTCATCATGAACCTTGTGGTGCTCACCGCAGCACTGTCTTCGCTGAACGCCGGGCTCTACTCCACGGGCCGCATCCTACGCTCAATGTCCGTGGCCGGCTCGGCCCCGAAGTTCGCTCAGCGCATGAACAAGGCAGGCGTGCCCTACGGTGGCATCGCCATCACTGCCGGCGTTTCTCTCCTGGGCGTTCCGCTGAACTACCTTGTTCCGTCCGACGCCTTCGAGATCGTCCTGAACGTCGCTTCCGTGGGCATCATCGTCACGTGGGCCACCATCGTCCTCTGCCAGATGCAGCTCAAGCGCTGGGCCGACAAGGGCTGGCTGAAGCGACCGTCCTTCCGCTTGTTCGGAGCCCCCTACACCGGCTGGTTGTCCTTGATTTTCCTGGCGGCCGTGCTGATCATGGTGTTCATCGAATCTCCGTTGACCATGCTGGTCACCGCGATTGCCTGTGGACTTATGGTCTGGGGCTGGTTCCTGTGCCGCAAGCAAATCCATGAGCTTGCCGCCACCCGCGACGGCTACACCGGCAGCGCACCGGTCATCGCCAACCGCCCCTTGCCTGGCGGCGACAAGTAA
- a CDS encoding transcriptional regulator, GntR family (identified by match to protein family HMM PF00392; match to protein family HMM PF07729), with amino-acid sequence MAVTDEAISKIKDMLIRGELKAGDRLPPEKELSERLGLSRSSLREAVKALELIRVLDVRRGDGTYVTSLDAKLLNEAVAFVVDLHQDRSILELFEVRRILEPATAHLAAGKITPDEMSALRATMDGIDENTDVEELVAHDLEFHSIITEAAGNDYLGSLLEALSSSTVRARIWRGLTQEKAVAHTLAEHRAIADALERGDAELVRALVTVHISGVENWLRQAL; translated from the coding sequence ATGGCTGTCACAGACGAGGCGATCAGCAAGATCAAAGACATGCTGATCCGCGGCGAACTCAAGGCCGGCGACCGACTCCCGCCGGAAAAGGAACTGAGCGAACGGCTCGGCCTTTCAAGGAGTTCGTTGCGCGAAGCCGTGAAGGCCTTGGAGTTGATCCGCGTGCTGGACGTCCGCCGCGGAGATGGCACGTACGTCACAAGCCTCGATGCAAAACTGCTCAACGAAGCCGTGGCGTTTGTGGTGGACCTGCATCAGGACCGATCCATCCTGGAGCTCTTCGAGGTTCGGCGAATTTTGGAGCCCGCAACGGCCCACTTGGCAGCGGGCAAAATCACGCCGGACGAGATGTCGGCCCTCCGCGCCACCATGGACGGCATCGACGAGAACACGGACGTCGAGGAACTCGTGGCCCATGACCTGGAATTCCACAGCATCATTACCGAGGCCGCGGGAAACGACTACCTCGGGAGCCTCCTGGAAGCCCTGTCCAGCAGCACTGTGCGTGCCCGGATCTGGCGTGGGCTGACGCAGGAGAAAGCTGTGGCGCACACCTTGGCTGAACACCGTGCCATCGCGGACGCCCTGGAAAGGGGTGACGCCGAACTGGTGCGGGCCCTGGTCACCGTGCACATCAGTGGCGTGGAGAACTGGCTGCGGCAGGCTCTCTAG
- a CDS encoding putative amidohydrolase family protein (identified by match to protein family HMM PF04909) translates to MIDSHLHLWTLDTFVTGGVRHYPWLGPQHGELYRSFGEDEARETLDAAGVRGAVLVQADDTVADTESMLAVAARNPWVFGVVGWIRLDEPAEAAEHLHRFTAQSVFKGVRHLVHDDPRDDFLDLPQIRESLALVARRGLTLDIPDAYPRHLSSAVRLAREMPELTVVLDHLGKPPLADPQLMDSWRADFSALGREPNSVAKLSGLHLPGTEYTADALRPLFESALEAFGPERLMIGCDWPVSTLGAPYGRTLDVLLELVSSLSPSEQDLVLEETAIRTYGLAVTPVTED, encoded by the coding sequence GTGATTGATTCGCACCTGCATCTGTGGACCCTGGACACCTTCGTCACCGGCGGTGTGCGCCACTACCCGTGGCTTGGTCCGCAGCACGGTGAGCTCTACCGCAGCTTCGGCGAGGACGAGGCCCGCGAGACGTTGGATGCTGCAGGGGTCAGGGGAGCCGTGCTGGTGCAGGCCGACGACACGGTTGCCGACACCGAGAGCATGTTGGCCGTCGCAGCACGGAATCCCTGGGTGTTCGGAGTGGTTGGCTGGATCAGGTTGGATGAGCCTGCTGAAGCTGCCGAACACTTGCACCGTTTCACAGCCCAGTCGGTCTTCAAGGGCGTGCGGCATCTGGTGCATGACGATCCCCGGGATGATTTCCTGGACCTTCCTCAGATCCGGGAGTCGCTGGCGCTGGTGGCGCGGCGCGGCCTCACCTTGGACATACCGGATGCGTACCCGCGGCACCTAAGTTCTGCGGTCCGACTGGCCCGTGAGATGCCGGAACTGACAGTGGTGCTGGATCACTTGGGAAAGCCACCGCTGGCTGACCCTCAGCTCATGGACTCGTGGCGCGCCGACTTCAGCGCGCTTGGGCGGGAACCGAACTCGGTGGCCAAGCTTTCCGGGCTGCATCTGCCAGGCACTGAATACACCGCGGATGCGTTGCGGCCGCTGTTCGAATCAGCGTTGGAGGCTTTCGGGCCGGAGCGTCTAATGATCGGCTGTGACTGGCCAGTGAGTACCCTCGGGGCACCCTATGGCCGGACACTGGATGTTCTGCTGGAACTCGTGTCTTCCTTGAGTCCCTCAGAGCAGGACCTGGTGCTCGAGGAGACTGCCATCCGGACGTACGGTTTGGCGGTTACCCCCGTGACCGAGGACTAG
- a CDS encoding putative D-threo-aldose 1-dehydrogenase (identified by match to protein family HMM PF00248): MNSLNLGKLGFGGAGIGNLYRAIPDGEALATVLAAWDAGIRYFDTAPHYGLGLSEQRLGAVLRDKPREEFVISTKVGRLLEPNSTGGQDPEGFDVPALTQRVWDFSEKGVRRSIEDSLERLGLDHVDIVYLHDPDVHDLHAGISQGLPALEKLRSEGVVRAIGVGINSAEAALECVEAADLDLVMLAGRYTLLEQPSVPLLERCAERRTGVVSVGAYNSGLLARPEVPDDAHYNYDQAPPDVLERARALAAICRDFAVELPTATLQFPLRHPAVVNVTAGATSPEQVATNAARMEAPVPAELWSALEAAGRD; encoded by the coding sequence ATGAACTCACTCAACCTCGGCAAGCTGGGCTTCGGCGGAGCAGGCATCGGAAACCTCTACCGGGCCATCCCGGACGGGGAGGCGCTCGCAACTGTCCTGGCCGCCTGGGACGCCGGCATCCGCTACTTCGACACCGCACCCCACTACGGCCTGGGCCTGTCCGAGCAGAGACTGGGGGCCGTCCTCCGGGATAAGCCCAGAGAAGAGTTCGTCATTTCCACCAAAGTAGGCCGGCTACTGGAACCCAACTCCACAGGCGGCCAGGACCCCGAGGGCTTCGACGTCCCCGCCCTCACCCAACGCGTGTGGGACTTCTCCGAGAAGGGCGTCCGGCGCAGCATCGAGGACTCCCTGGAACGGCTCGGCCTGGACCACGTGGACATCGTCTACCTCCACGATCCAGACGTCCACGATCTCCACGCCGGAATCTCCCAAGGTCTCCCGGCCTTGGAGAAGTTGCGCTCTGAGGGTGTGGTCCGGGCAATCGGTGTGGGCATCAACTCCGCCGAGGCTGCCTTGGAATGCGTCGAAGCCGCAGACCTGGACCTCGTGATGCTCGCCGGACGTTACACCCTGCTTGAGCAGCCCAGCGTCCCGCTCCTTGAACGCTGTGCGGAGCGCCGCACCGGCGTCGTCAGTGTTGGCGCCTACAACTCGGGCCTCCTGGCCCGGCCCGAAGTCCCGGACGACGCACACTACAACTATGATCAGGCGCCGCCCGACGTGCTGGAACGGGCACGGGCGCTCGCGGCGATCTGCCGCGACTTTGCTGTGGAACTTCCGACGGCGACGCTGCAGTTCCCGCTGCGGCATCCGGCAGTGGTGAACGTGACAGCCGGGGCGACTTCTCCTGAACAGGTGGCCACCAACGCGGCCCGCATGGAGGCGCCCGTCCCGGCAGAGCTGTGGAGCGCGCTGGAGGCAGCCGGCCGTGATTGA
- a CDS encoding putative protein of unknown function (DUF718) (identified by match to protein family HMM PF05336) → MVESIALHTRLKPGTEEAYADAHAHIPAELVTALKEAGVRNWRIWRSGLDLFHVVDVDNYQKMRHALADHPANVPWQASMAELLEVQDDYSGEDAGIQKVWELP, encoded by the coding sequence ATGGTTGAGAGCATCGCCCTCCACACAAGGCTCAAGCCAGGGACCGAAGAAGCATACGCTGACGCCCACGCGCACATACCGGCTGAGCTAGTGACAGCGCTCAAGGAGGCAGGCGTGCGGAACTGGCGTATCTGGCGCAGCGGGCTCGATCTCTTCCACGTAGTGGACGTCGACAATTACCAAAAAATGCGGCATGCGCTCGCCGACCATCCGGCCAACGTGCCATGGCAGGCCAGCATGGCTGAACTTTTGGAAGTCCAGGACGATTACTCAGGGGAGGATGCGGGTATCCAGAAGGTATGGGAACTGCCATGA
- a CDS encoding putative alpha-L-fucosidase (identified by match to protein family HMM PF01120), translated as MIQHAPWFEEARFGMFVHWGIYALPARHEWVMNIEETTVEEYSKYFQRFDPDLYDPREWARAARDAGMKYVVLTTKHHDGFCLWDSALTDYKATNTPAGRDLIAPYVEALRAEGLKVGFYHSLIDWHHPDFTVDGVHPQRNADDVESLNAGRDMARYREYLHGQVRELLSNYGTIDYLFFDFSYSGTSITEFWGGKGRKDWDSEALLAMVRELQPGIVVNDRLDIPGDVVTPEQYQPTEPMMRDGVSVTWEACQTLNGSWGYDRDNLNYKSVDLLIRMLVDGVSNGGNLLLNVGPTGRGSIDPRALSSLEGIGAWMKLHSRAIYGAGASRFTAPPDARYTQRGDRLYVHLFAWPFEYIHLPDLAGKVEYAQLLNDASEVFLKEVDPDQQAFNTIPGGQPPGTLTIKLPVQRPDVAVPVLELFLKQTAADPGAVNG; from the coding sequence TTGATCCAGCACGCACCCTGGTTCGAAGAGGCCCGTTTTGGAATGTTCGTTCATTGGGGCATCTACGCCCTGCCCGCCCGGCATGAGTGGGTCATGAACATCGAGGAAACTACGGTGGAGGAGTACTCCAAGTACTTCCAGCGCTTCGATCCCGATCTTTACGACCCCCGGGAATGGGCCCGTGCCGCCCGGGACGCCGGTATGAAGTACGTGGTCTTGACCACCAAGCACCATGACGGCTTCTGCCTGTGGGATTCAGCCCTCACGGACTACAAAGCCACCAACACACCCGCTGGCCGCGACCTGATCGCGCCCTATGTGGAAGCACTCCGGGCCGAGGGGCTGAAGGTCGGCTTCTATCACTCGCTCATCGACTGGCACCACCCCGACTTCACCGTTGACGGGGTACACCCGCAACGTAACGCGGACGACGTCGAAAGCTTGAACGCGGGACGCGACATGGCGCGCTACCGCGAGTACCTGCACGGTCAGGTGCGTGAACTCCTGAGCAACTACGGGACCATCGACTACCTCTTCTTCGACTTCTCTTACTCCGGGACCAGCATCACGGAATTTTGGGGCGGGAAGGGTCGCAAGGATTGGGATTCGGAGGCGTTGCTCGCAATGGTGCGCGAGCTGCAGCCCGGGATAGTGGTCAACGACCGCTTGGACATCCCGGGGGACGTAGTGACGCCTGAGCAATACCAGCCCACCGAGCCCATGATGCGCGACGGCGTTTCCGTCACCTGGGAAGCCTGCCAAACCCTCAACGGGAGCTGGGGGTATGACAGGGACAATCTGAACTACAAATCCGTGGACCTGCTCATCCGCATGCTGGTGGACGGGGTATCCAATGGAGGAAACCTGCTGCTCAATGTGGGACCCACCGGCCGAGGCAGCATCGATCCGCGTGCCCTGTCTTCCTTGGAGGGTATCGGCGCTTGGATGAAGCTACATTCCCGTGCGATTTACGGTGCAGGGGCGTCCCGGTTCACGGCGCCTCCTGACGCCCGCTACACCCAGCGCGGCGACCGGCTGTATGTGCACCTCTTCGCATGGCCGTTCGAGTACATCCATCTGCCGGACCTTGCCGGGAAGGTTGAGTACGCCCAGTTGCTGAACGACGCGTCCGAGGTGTTCCTCAAGGAAGTCGATCCGGACCAACAGGCATTCAACACCATCCCCGGAGGCCAACCGCCAGGAACCCTGACCATCAAGCTGCCAGTGCAGCGGCCGGACGTCGCCGTACCTGTGCTGGAACTGTTCCTTAAGCAGACGGCTGCGGATCCCGGGGCCGTGAATGGTTGA
- a CDS encoding putative mandelate racemase/muconate lactonizing enzyme (identified by match to protein family HMM PF01188; match to protein family HMM PF02746), whose product MSIITAVDTFDIRFPTSLELDGSDAMNPDPDYSAAYLIIRTDAGDGHEGHGFVFTIGRGNEVETAALDALRGHILGRDVETLLDDMGATWKLLAHDSQLRWLGPEKGVMHMAIGAVVNALWDLKAKRAGLPLWELLAGMTPEELVALVDFRYLTDALTPDEALTILRAAQPGRETRTATLRADGYPAYTTTPGWLGYSDEKLTRLAKEAVADGFAQIKLKVGASLEDDIRRVRTARAAVGPDIKIAVDANQRWDVQQAIDWMAHLAPYHIAWIEEPTSPDDILGHAAIARGVAPIPVATGEHVQNRVVFKQMLQAGSLQVLQIDAARVAGVNENIAILLLAAKFGVRVCPHAGGVGLCEAVQHLSMFDYIAVSGTKEGRTIEFVDHLHEHFITPVVVHDGAYWPPAAPGAGNEMLRETLAAYSFPNGPIWKEPR is encoded by the coding sequence ATGAGCATCATCACCGCAGTGGATACGTTTGATATCCGCTTCCCGACATCCCTTGAACTGGACGGCTCGGATGCCATGAATCCGGACCCGGACTATTCAGCTGCATACCTGATCATCCGCACAGATGCCGGGGACGGGCATGAGGGCCACGGCTTCGTGTTCACCATAGGGCGTGGCAATGAAGTGGAAACCGCAGCACTTGATGCACTGCGTGGGCACATCCTTGGCCGGGACGTTGAGACACTGCTGGATGACATGGGCGCCACGTGGAAGCTGCTGGCCCACGACTCCCAACTCCGCTGGCTGGGTCCCGAGAAGGGCGTCATGCATATGGCTATCGGCGCCGTGGTCAATGCGCTGTGGGATTTGAAGGCCAAACGTGCAGGACTGCCGCTGTGGGAGTTGCTCGCCGGCATGACCCCCGAAGAGCTGGTAGCGCTCGTCGACTTCCGCTACCTCACGGACGCGCTTACCCCGGACGAAGCTCTCACCATCCTTCGCGCCGCTCAACCCGGAAGGGAAACCCGCACAGCGACACTTCGCGCTGACGGTTACCCCGCGTACACCACGACGCCGGGGTGGCTGGGTTACAGCGACGAGAAACTGACGCGGTTGGCCAAGGAAGCTGTGGCTGACGGATTTGCCCAGATCAAGCTCAAAGTCGGTGCGTCCTTGGAGGACGACATCCGCCGCGTTCGAACTGCACGCGCTGCCGTGGGTCCCGACATCAAGATCGCGGTGGATGCCAACCAGCGCTGGGATGTCCAACAGGCCATCGACTGGATGGCCCACCTCGCCCCGTACCACATCGCCTGGATCGAAGAGCCCACCAGCCCGGACGACATCCTGGGACATGCCGCCATCGCCCGCGGAGTGGCGCCCATTCCCGTGGCCACCGGGGAACACGTCCAGAACCGGGTGGTGTTCAAACAGATGCTCCAAGCTGGTTCGCTTCAGGTCTTGCAGATTGACGCCGCCCGGGTAGCGGGGGTGAACGAGAACATCGCCATTCTTCTCCTCGCTGCCAAGTTCGGCGTGAGGGTTTGTCCGCACGCCGGCGGTGTTGGGCTGTGCGAGGCAGTGCAGCACCTGTCCATGTTCGACTACATCGCTGTATCCGGGACCAAAGAGGGCAGGACCATCGAGTTCGTGGACCACCTCCACGAACACTTCATCACGCCCGTTGTAGTCCACGACGGCGCCTACTGGCCGCCTGCTGCGCCAGGTGCAGGAAACGAAATGCTCCGTGAAACACTGGCCGCGTACAGCTTTCCGAACGGCCCCATCTGGAAGGAACCCCGTTGA